The Bombus vancouverensis nearcticus chromosome 2, iyBomVanc1_principal, whole genome shotgun sequence genome window below encodes:
- the Bap170 gene encoding brahma associated protein 170kD isoform X4 translates to MAKILNKDPVTYERERDNFLKDLRHFHETRGTPFKKNPKINGKDIDLYLLYVVVTAHGGWIKVNTRNEWASLCEQFHLPNGCVNSGVGLKQIYLRYLDRYEKVHFLGEDGQQADDDDEDSRHRKWSARALHSVPLTYNHHQHNVAESLRDYNGLSSDLYKPSNYDKLALSLLSPLPNEQDFAINVCTLLSNEGKHILRLDKYPRLVNILLAHAGIFDSPGTRQLFIEVYSRVRNYSINSFWSDVLDSQDVIDLTNERTFMKKPTASPQTFSRRKILEREKQNRNAASTENDEASTSMEVDGVIPDCPRLDPTGSHQDEILKDQNQNSIKFEEEDKDLFCVGRTLGTQDPYGQRVLQIASILRNLSFTPENAAVLGRNRCFLRFVLLCVRARWSNLHQLGFDILGNIANEIILKEAGERITDVVLSCVAKGIESQDRFIVISCLEVLNKISQQDSNEEIIRFGLEDNVYELICRFLALNDIALLVYTLECLYALTSLGERPCTSVARVRGAIDTLVALVTVEAQSYGPKACILMRVIETVSTVAPPPNAAQNTPVTAAAPATTVSSSVPTTPVTVTATPAPVSPAPSRPTTPAATATKSTTHKAVETSNSLQQQHAHQQIIQENEQFALSWLRATFEPALGVRIEQEELYKKYLGCCTKIGRRGVIAPLHFPRCVRSVFGGSVGPNPLKGETSGTQYYEGIRVRATPPQVTYPSQTAVGTNTAPIPAVNTTPVKVSVSHPHLSQALLSSGSQTQPQPQVQQVQQQCQTVQVVAKEDNRSGTTSSSIIKSLLATKVTVSSDCMPSTAATCVTTPTACVTNTTASIASSISANQLITSNQVAQRQQQQRLLQQQLTNISQPPTTTTSVTTILPKTPVNSKQKPAITPIPAKKIQRLNGAKFIITNNCDKTEVNDNENVNQIVTSTTSSTVVLNSTENHISSTIKVCRPPTITVTTANKAIQRSTCTSIAEDSDSTNNSLASSSGIGGSRDCSGVGIEEDNSLTSFEGILLNGAPSNMDIDAQEDGSSKDSSSVTSKEKPLQSMMLADLLERKVDKEPILNGVLGKNSINDKGMDLVENHIKKVLKESPTDIKIKSEVEETEVSEDTLIEAPRGIKRSASELDEVDVKKVKYSNGTMSPDLAVDSTTAESTVSSIKSEEQDDDKDNEKVTVSSTAANLYAALAADCIEDETDLDENVNVSVKEEPITIKEPIAIKEEPVNTMKEEPITIKEEPHIFVNQLNQQPPQQQQPSQQQPQQQPQQPPPQSQHPQPQVQQQQQQQQQQQQQQPQLQPQQLIVTAPRQIVVQQTIQPNNQVIIPTGPVKGRQAQPQPQVLLQQGAGGQLQYVVSGGVPGQNYVLAQPQTTLVQGQAQTVLVAQTTQQQGTGAKTIIILQSQAAAQPTQQKMVAVTPQGQQVVVTQVSRPILQSPALGNIPPPLVPTSGTIPQTSIIVNSSVAQTNPNTVTVTIPAMAQQTPVSTSVPSRVVTPTPASTPPPTRPTTPHQAAATHGLPAKQPAKVMKTVSSSTSTEPESKPSTSQNQPEKTITIKIDPNAYLCEWRGCLRQFKTPHEVYLHVCEAHCPTGGEEILCLWASCDALKRRRFSLMTHLYDRHCNAETMSIRRKQLTVTGKTEVSTSTPSAPHHPGYAPNAAFHAIKRHALEFVNPKELMQRPTKPAAATSSSSSPRPGQNPPPEQDDNEGPVTKSIRLTAALILRNLVIYSTHGRRHLRAYEPHLAGVALSNVESSRTIAQVLYDMNDQSSSNHR, encoded by the exons GTGAATACCAGAAACGAGTGGGCATCGTTATGCGAACAATTCCATCTACCCAACGGCTGCGTGAACAGCGGGGTTGGCCTTAAACAAATTTACCTCAG GTATCTGGACAGGTATGAGAAGGTACACTTTCTAGGAGAGGATGGCCAACAAgctgacgacgacgacgaggattCTAGACACAGAAAGTGGTCTGCCAGGGCATTACACTCCGTTCCTCTTACTTATAATCATCATCAACACAATGTCGCAG aatctcTTCGTGATTACAATGGCCTTTCGTCGGACCTCTACAAGCCATCCAACTACGATAAACTCGCGCTATCGCTTCTCTCGCCTCTTCCCAACGAACAAGACTTCGCCATCAACGTGTGCACGTTGCTGTCGAACGAAGGCAAGCACATCCTACGTCTCGACAAGTATCCCCGTCTCGTCAACATACTGCTGGCGCACGCCGGTATCTTCGACTCGCCCGGCACACGGCAGCTCTTCATCGAGGTCTATTCTCGCGTGAGGAATTACTCGATCAACTCGTTCTGGTCGGACGTTCTCGACTCCCAGGACGTGATAGATCTTACGAACGAGAGGACGTTTATGAAGAAACCAACCGCCAGTCCGCAGACCTTCTCCAGACGGAAAATCTTGGAGAGAGAGAAGCAGAACAGAAACGCAGCGTCGACGGAGAACGACGAGGCTTCCACGTCGATGGAAGTCGACGGG GTGATACCAGACTGTCCAAGATTGGATCCAACTGGCTCGCATCAAGATGAAATTCTGAAAGATCAAAATCAAAACTCCATAAAGTTTGAAGAGGAGGACAAAGACTTGTTTTGTGTCGGACGGACGCTCGGAACGCAGGATCCTTATGGTCAACGTGTGCTACAAATAGCATCTATCTTACGGAATTTAAGTTTCACTCCGGAAAACGCCGCTGTATTAGGAAGAAATCGATGTTTCTTGAGATTTGTATTGCTCTGTGTGCGGGCAAGGTGGAGTAATTTGCACCAACTTGGTTTCGATATACTAGGCAACATAGCGAATGAAATAATCTTGAAAGAAGCTGGTGAAAGGATAACCGATGTTGTATTGTCGTGTGTAGCAAAGGGAATTGAATCCCAAGACAGGTTTATCGTTATTTCCTGCTTGGAGGTGCTTAACAAAATTAGCCAACAAGACAGCAACGAAGAAATTATTAGGTTTGGATTAGAAGACAATGTATACGAACTTATATGCAG GTTTTTAGCCCTGAACGACATAGCTCTTCTGGTGTATACCTTGGAATGTTTGTACGCGTTGACTTCGTTAGGTGAAAGGCCATGTACCAGTGTCGCGCGCGTACGCGGAGCTATCGACACGTTGGTCGCTCTTGTTACCGTAGAAGCGCAAAGTTACGGTCCAAAAGCATGTATTCTGATGAGGGTAATCGAGACAGTGTCCACGGTAGCACCACCACCTAATGCTGCTCAGAACACTCCGGTTACCGCTGCTGCCCCAGCTACGACAGTGTCCTCCTCTGTACCAACCACACCGGTTACAGTCACCGCGACACCAGCTCCTGTTAGTCCAGCACCGTCGCGACCAACGACACCAGCCGCCACTGCGACAAAATCTACGACACACA AAGCAGTGGAGACGAGTAATTCGCTTCAACAGCAGCACGCGCATCAACAAATCATACAGGAAAACGAGCAGTTCGCTCTCAGTTGGTTAAGAGCTACCTTCGAACCTGCGCTTGGCGTACGTATAGAACAGGAAGAGTTATACAAAAAGTATCTCGGTTGCTGCACAAAGATCGGTAGAAGAGGCGTTATTGCTCCGCTTCACTTTCCACGATGCGTTAG ATCTGTATTTGGTGGAAGCGTCGGACCAAATCCGTTGAAAGGTGAAACAAGCGGTACTCAGTATTACGAAGGAATCCGAGTACGGGCCACACCTCCCCAAGTAACTTATCCGAGCCAAACTGCGGTTGGGACTAACACAGCTCCAATTCCAGCAGTCAACACAACGCCAGTAAAG GTGTCAGTGTCGCATCCTCACCTGAGTCAAGCGTTGCTGTCAAGTGGTTCCCAAACACAGCCTCAACCACAAGTCCAGCAAGTACAGCAACAGTGTCAAACGGTCCAGGTAGTTGCAAAGGAAGATAATCGAAGTGGTACTACATCCAGTTCCATAATAAAAAGCCTTCTGGCTACTAAGGTAACGGTCAGCAGCGACTGCATGCCCAGTACTGCTGCGACTTGTGTGACTACCCCTACTGCCTGTGTAACAAACACTACTGCTAGCATCGCATCCAGCATCAGTGCCAACCAGCTAATAACCAGCAACCAG GTTGCGCAACGTCAACAACAACAAAGGCTACTGCAACAACAGTTAACCAATATATCGCAACCACCTACAACTACAACTAGCGTAACCACAATACTCCCAAAGACTCCTGTCAACTCGAAGCAAAAGCCAGCTATCACACCCATTCCTGCCAAGAAGATACAAAGGCTCAACGGGGCCAAATTTATTATCACTAATAATTGTGACAAG ACTGAAGTAAATGATAATGAGAATGTCAACCAAATCGTAACATCGACAACTTCTTCCACGGTGGTTTTGAACTCAACCGAAAATCACATATCGTCAACTATTAAAGTATGTCGGCCTCCAACTATAACCGTAACTACAGCAAACAAAGCGATCCAACGTTCGACTTGTACATCGATCGCCGAAGATTCAGACTCGACCAACAATTCTTTGGCATCCAGTAGTGGTATCGGTGGTAGTAGGGATTGTTCTGGTGTCGGTATAGAGGAGGACAATTCTTTGACGAGTTTCGAGGGAATTCTGTTAAACGGTGCACCAAGTAATATGGACATCGACGCGCAGGAAGATGGATCTTCGAAAGATTCGTCTAGTGTAACGTCTAAAGAAAAACCCCTGCAAAGTATGATGCTTGCAGATTTGTTAGAAAGGAAAGTTGACAAGGAGCCGATCTTAAACGGCGTGTTAGGCAAAAATTCAATCAATGACAAGGGAATGGACTTAGTAGAAAATCACATTAAGAAAGTACTAAAAGAATCTCCTACtgacattaaaataaaatctgaAGTAGAAGAGACGGAGGTCTCCGAGGATACTTTGATCGAAGCACCCAGAGGGATAAAACGGTCTGCCAGCGAATTAGATGAAGTAGatgtaaagaaagtaaaatattccAATGGTACGATGTCGCCGGATCTTGCTGTTGATTCGACTACCGCCGAATCTACTGTCTCGAGTATAAAGTCTGAAGAACAGGACGATGATAAAGATAACGAGAAAGTAACCGTATCTTCTACAGCCGCGAATCTTTATGCTGCTCTGGCCGCGGATTGTATAGAAGACGAAACGGATCTTGACGAGAACGTTAATGTAAGTGTTAAGGAAGAACCTATTACTATAAAAGAACCTATCGCTATAAAGGAGGAACCTGTCAACACGATGAAAGAGGAACCTATCACGATAAAAGAGGAACCTCACATATTCGTCAATCAACTTAATCAACAACCACCTCAACAGCAGCAGCCATCGCAACAACAACCACAGCAGCAACCGCAACAGCCACCACCACAATCACAACACCCGCAACCACAAgtgcaacaacaacaacaacaacaacaacaacaacaacagcagcagccaCAATTGCAGCCACAACAACTTATCGTTACAGCACCTAGGCAGATAGTAGTACAACAAACGATTCAACCAAATAATCAAGTTATTATACCAACTGGTCCAGTGAAAGGAAGACAGGCCCAACCGCAACCGCAAGTTTTATTGCAACAAGGAGCAGGAGGTCAATTACAGTACGTTGTTTCTGGCGGCGTGCCTGGTCAAAATTACGTCCTAGCTCAACCGCAAACGACATTGGTTCAGGGTCAAGCGCAGACTGTGTTAGTAGCTCAGACGACACAGCAGCAAGGAACTGGTGCAAAAACGATAATTATTTTGCAATCTCAAGCAGCTGCGCAGCCAACCCAACAAAAAATGGTGGCCGTCACACCTCAGGGACAACAGGTTGTCGTTACACAAGTTTCACGTCCTATCCTGCAAAGTCCGGCACTCGGTAATATACCCCCGCCTTTGGTTCCAACGTCAGGCACAATTCCACAAACTTCCATAATAGTGAACAGTTCCGTGGCACAAACAAATCCCAACACAGTGACTGTCACGATTCCTGCAATGGCCCAACAAACACCAGTGTCAACTAGTGTACCATCGAGAGTGGTGACACCAACACCGGCTTCTACTCCACCCCCTACCAGACCTACCACGCCTCATCAAGCAGCTGCAACGCATGGATTGCCGGCGAAACAACCTGCTAAAGTAATGAAGACTGTCAGTTCCTCAACCTCCACAGAACCGGAATCCAAGCCGTCTACGAGCCAGAATCAACCAGAAAAGACCATCACCATCAAAATCGATCCTAATGCTTATTTGTGCGAATGGCGGGGTTGTTTAAG GCAATTTAAAACACCGCACGAAGTTTATCTTCATGTGTGTGAGGCACATTGTCCAACTGGTGGAGAGGAAATATTATGTCTTTGGGCGAGTTGCGATGCCTTAAAAAGACGTCGATTTTCGTTAATGACACATTTATACGATAGGCATTGTAACGCTGAG ACAATGTCGATAAGAAGGAAACAGTTGACGGTAACAGGCAAAACCGAAGTTTCCACGTCGACACCGTCAGCTCCTCATCATCCTGGGTATGCACCGAATGCAGCATTCCATGCTATTAAACGGCACGCATTGGAATTTGTAAATCCAAAGGAGTTAATG CAAAGGCCGACCAAGCCCGCTGCAGCCACTTCAAGCTCTTCTTCCCCCAGACCTGGGCAAAATCCTCCACCAGAACAG GATGACAACGAAGGTCCAGTGACCAAAAGTATTCGCTTGACAGCAGCTCTCATTCTTAGAAACCTAGTCATATATTCAACACATGGCAGAAG GCATCTTAGAGCGTACGAACCACATTTGGCAGGTGTCGCATTAAGTAATGTCGAATCATCGAGAACGATCGCACAAGTTTTGTACGATATGAACGATCAAAGCAGCAGTAACCATAGGTGA
- the Bap170 gene encoding brahma associated protein 170kD isoform X1, which translates to MAKILNKDPVTYERERDNFLKDLRHFHETRGTPFKKNPKINGKDIDLYLLYVVVTAHGGWIKVNTRNEWASLCEQFHLPNGCVNSGVGLKQIYLRYLDRYEKVHFLGEDGQQADDDDEDSRHRKWSARALHSVPLTYNHHQHNVAESLRDYNGLSSDLYKPSNYDKLALSLLSPLPNEQDFAINVCTLLSNEGKHILRLDKYPRLVNILLAHAGIFDSPGTRQLFIEVYSRVRNYSINSFWSDVLDSQDVIDLTNERTFMKKPTASPQTFSRRKILEREKQNRNAASTENDEASTSMEVDGVIPDCPRLDPTGSHQDEILKDQNQNSIKFEEEDKDLFCVGRTLGTQDPYGQRVLQIASILRNLSFTPENAAVLGRNRCFLRFVLLCVRARWSNLHQLGFDILGNIANEIILKEAGERITDVVLSCVAKGIESQDRFIVISCLEVLNKISQQDSNEEIIRFGLEDNVYELICRFLALNDIALLVYTLECLYALTSLGERPCTSVARVRGAIDTLVALVTVEAQSYGPKACILMRVIETVSTVAPPPNAAQNTPVTAAAPATTVSSSVPTTPVTVTATPAPVSPAPSRPTTPAATATKSTTHKAVETSNSLQQQHAHQQIIQENEQFALSWLRATFEPALGVRIEQEELYKKYLGCCTKIGRRGVIAPLHFPRCVRSVFGGSVGPNPLKGETSGTQYYEGIRVRATPPQVTYPSQTAVGTNTAPIPAVNTTPVKVLPVQQRTIKSISPAPDSTALDNPASGPPRTPAPASPILKAQLSAPPKPPSSISNTATQSQNPVTKVDSKSQVSVSHPHLSQALLSSGSQTQPQPQVQQVQQQCQTVQVVAKEDNRSGTTSSSIIKSLLATKVTVSSDCMPSTAATCVTTPTACVTNTTASIASSISANQLITSNQVAQRQQQQRLLQQQLTNISQPPTTTTSVTTILPKTPVNSKQKPAITPIPAKKIQRLNGAKFIITNNCDKTEVNDNENVNQIVTSTTSSTVVLNSTENHISSTIKVCRPPTITVTTANKAIQRSTCTSIAEDSDSTNNSLASSSGIGGSRDCSGVGIEEDNSLTSFEGILLNGAPSNMDIDAQEDGSSKDSSSVTSKEKPLQSMMLADLLERKVDKEPILNGVLGKNSINDKGMDLVENHIKKVLKESPTDIKIKSEVEETEVSEDTLIEAPRGIKRSASELDEVDVKKVKYSNGTMSPDLAVDSTTAESTVSSIKSEEQDDDKDNEKVTVSSTAANLYAALAADCIEDETDLDENVNVSVKEEPITIKEPIAIKEEPVNTMKEEPITIKEEPHIFVNQLNQQPPQQQQPSQQQPQQQPQQPPPQSQHPQPQVQQQQQQQQQQQQQQPQLQPQQLIVTAPRQIVVQQTIQPNNQVIIPTGPVKGRQAQPQPQVLLQQGAGGQLQYVVSGGVPGQNYVLAQPQTTLVQGQAQTVLVAQTTQQQGTGAKTIIILQSQAAAQPTQQKMVAVTPQGQQVVVTQVSRPILQSPALGNIPPPLVPTSGTIPQTSIIVNSSVAQTNPNTVTVTIPAMAQQTPVSTSVPSRVVTPTPASTPPPTRPTTPHQAAATHGLPAKQPAKVMKTVSSSTSTEPESKPSTSQNQPEKTITIKIDPNAYLCEWRGCLRQFKTPHEVYLHVCEAHCPTGGEEILCLWASCDALKRRRFSLMTHLYDRHCNAETMSIRRKQLTVTGKTEVSTSTPSAPHHPGYAPNAAFHAIKRHALEFVNPKELMQRPTKPAAATSSSSSPRPGQNPPPEQDDNEGPVTKSIRLTAALILRNLVIYSTHGRRHLRAYEPHLAGVALSNVESSRTIAQVLYDMNDQSSSNHR; encoded by the exons GTGAATACCAGAAACGAGTGGGCATCGTTATGCGAACAATTCCATCTACCCAACGGCTGCGTGAACAGCGGGGTTGGCCTTAAACAAATTTACCTCAG GTATCTGGACAGGTATGAGAAGGTACACTTTCTAGGAGAGGATGGCCAACAAgctgacgacgacgacgaggattCTAGACACAGAAAGTGGTCTGCCAGGGCATTACACTCCGTTCCTCTTACTTATAATCATCATCAACACAATGTCGCAG aatctcTTCGTGATTACAATGGCCTTTCGTCGGACCTCTACAAGCCATCCAACTACGATAAACTCGCGCTATCGCTTCTCTCGCCTCTTCCCAACGAACAAGACTTCGCCATCAACGTGTGCACGTTGCTGTCGAACGAAGGCAAGCACATCCTACGTCTCGACAAGTATCCCCGTCTCGTCAACATACTGCTGGCGCACGCCGGTATCTTCGACTCGCCCGGCACACGGCAGCTCTTCATCGAGGTCTATTCTCGCGTGAGGAATTACTCGATCAACTCGTTCTGGTCGGACGTTCTCGACTCCCAGGACGTGATAGATCTTACGAACGAGAGGACGTTTATGAAGAAACCAACCGCCAGTCCGCAGACCTTCTCCAGACGGAAAATCTTGGAGAGAGAGAAGCAGAACAGAAACGCAGCGTCGACGGAGAACGACGAGGCTTCCACGTCGATGGAAGTCGACGGG GTGATACCAGACTGTCCAAGATTGGATCCAACTGGCTCGCATCAAGATGAAATTCTGAAAGATCAAAATCAAAACTCCATAAAGTTTGAAGAGGAGGACAAAGACTTGTTTTGTGTCGGACGGACGCTCGGAACGCAGGATCCTTATGGTCAACGTGTGCTACAAATAGCATCTATCTTACGGAATTTAAGTTTCACTCCGGAAAACGCCGCTGTATTAGGAAGAAATCGATGTTTCTTGAGATTTGTATTGCTCTGTGTGCGGGCAAGGTGGAGTAATTTGCACCAACTTGGTTTCGATATACTAGGCAACATAGCGAATGAAATAATCTTGAAAGAAGCTGGTGAAAGGATAACCGATGTTGTATTGTCGTGTGTAGCAAAGGGAATTGAATCCCAAGACAGGTTTATCGTTATTTCCTGCTTGGAGGTGCTTAACAAAATTAGCCAACAAGACAGCAACGAAGAAATTATTAGGTTTGGATTAGAAGACAATGTATACGAACTTATATGCAG GTTTTTAGCCCTGAACGACATAGCTCTTCTGGTGTATACCTTGGAATGTTTGTACGCGTTGACTTCGTTAGGTGAAAGGCCATGTACCAGTGTCGCGCGCGTACGCGGAGCTATCGACACGTTGGTCGCTCTTGTTACCGTAGAAGCGCAAAGTTACGGTCCAAAAGCATGTATTCTGATGAGGGTAATCGAGACAGTGTCCACGGTAGCACCACCACCTAATGCTGCTCAGAACACTCCGGTTACCGCTGCTGCCCCAGCTACGACAGTGTCCTCCTCTGTACCAACCACACCGGTTACAGTCACCGCGACACCAGCTCCTGTTAGTCCAGCACCGTCGCGACCAACGACACCAGCCGCCACTGCGACAAAATCTACGACACACA AAGCAGTGGAGACGAGTAATTCGCTTCAACAGCAGCACGCGCATCAACAAATCATACAGGAAAACGAGCAGTTCGCTCTCAGTTGGTTAAGAGCTACCTTCGAACCTGCGCTTGGCGTACGTATAGAACAGGAAGAGTTATACAAAAAGTATCTCGGTTGCTGCACAAAGATCGGTAGAAGAGGCGTTATTGCTCCGCTTCACTTTCCACGATGCGTTAG ATCTGTATTTGGTGGAAGCGTCGGACCAAATCCGTTGAAAGGTGAAACAAGCGGTACTCAGTATTACGAAGGAATCCGAGTACGGGCCACACCTCCCCAAGTAACTTATCCGAGCCAAACTGCGGTTGGGACTAACACAGCTCCAATTCCAGCAGTCAACACAACGCCAGTAAAGGTGCTTCCCGTACAACAGCGTACAATCAAGAGTATAAGTCCTGCTCCTGATAGCACGGCCCTAGACAATCCTGCATCTGGGCCTCCGAGAACCCCTGCCCCAGCGTCACCTATCCTAAAAGCCCAATTGTCTGCTCCACCGAAACCACCATCCAGTATCTCGAACACTGCAACTCAATCCCAAAATCCAGTCACCAAGGTTGATTCTAAAAGTCAG GTGTCAGTGTCGCATCCTCACCTGAGTCAAGCGTTGCTGTCAAGTGGTTCCCAAACACAGCCTCAACCACAAGTCCAGCAAGTACAGCAACAGTGTCAAACGGTCCAGGTAGTTGCAAAGGAAGATAATCGAAGTGGTACTACATCCAGTTCCATAATAAAAAGCCTTCTGGCTACTAAGGTAACGGTCAGCAGCGACTGCATGCCCAGTACTGCTGCGACTTGTGTGACTACCCCTACTGCCTGTGTAACAAACACTACTGCTAGCATCGCATCCAGCATCAGTGCCAACCAGCTAATAACCAGCAACCAG GTTGCGCAACGTCAACAACAACAAAGGCTACTGCAACAACAGTTAACCAATATATCGCAACCACCTACAACTACAACTAGCGTAACCACAATACTCCCAAAGACTCCTGTCAACTCGAAGCAAAAGCCAGCTATCACACCCATTCCTGCCAAGAAGATACAAAGGCTCAACGGGGCCAAATTTATTATCACTAATAATTGTGACAAG ACTGAAGTAAATGATAATGAGAATGTCAACCAAATCGTAACATCGACAACTTCTTCCACGGTGGTTTTGAACTCAACCGAAAATCACATATCGTCAACTATTAAAGTATGTCGGCCTCCAACTATAACCGTAACTACAGCAAACAAAGCGATCCAACGTTCGACTTGTACATCGATCGCCGAAGATTCAGACTCGACCAACAATTCTTTGGCATCCAGTAGTGGTATCGGTGGTAGTAGGGATTGTTCTGGTGTCGGTATAGAGGAGGACAATTCTTTGACGAGTTTCGAGGGAATTCTGTTAAACGGTGCACCAAGTAATATGGACATCGACGCGCAGGAAGATGGATCTTCGAAAGATTCGTCTAGTGTAACGTCTAAAGAAAAACCCCTGCAAAGTATGATGCTTGCAGATTTGTTAGAAAGGAAAGTTGACAAGGAGCCGATCTTAAACGGCGTGTTAGGCAAAAATTCAATCAATGACAAGGGAATGGACTTAGTAGAAAATCACATTAAGAAAGTACTAAAAGAATCTCCTACtgacattaaaataaaatctgaAGTAGAAGAGACGGAGGTCTCCGAGGATACTTTGATCGAAGCACCCAGAGGGATAAAACGGTCTGCCAGCGAATTAGATGAAGTAGatgtaaagaaagtaaaatattccAATGGTACGATGTCGCCGGATCTTGCTGTTGATTCGACTACCGCCGAATCTACTGTCTCGAGTATAAAGTCTGAAGAACAGGACGATGATAAAGATAACGAGAAAGTAACCGTATCTTCTACAGCCGCGAATCTTTATGCTGCTCTGGCCGCGGATTGTATAGAAGACGAAACGGATCTTGACGAGAACGTTAATGTAAGTGTTAAGGAAGAACCTATTACTATAAAAGAACCTATCGCTATAAAGGAGGAACCTGTCAACACGATGAAAGAGGAACCTATCACGATAAAAGAGGAACCTCACATATTCGTCAATCAACTTAATCAACAACCACCTCAACAGCAGCAGCCATCGCAACAACAACCACAGCAGCAACCGCAACAGCCACCACCACAATCACAACACCCGCAACCACAAgtgcaacaacaacaacaacaacaacaacaacaacaacagcagcagccaCAATTGCAGCCACAACAACTTATCGTTACAGCACCTAGGCAGATAGTAGTACAACAAACGATTCAACCAAATAATCAAGTTATTATACCAACTGGTCCAGTGAAAGGAAGACAGGCCCAACCGCAACCGCAAGTTTTATTGCAACAAGGAGCAGGAGGTCAATTACAGTACGTTGTTTCTGGCGGCGTGCCTGGTCAAAATTACGTCCTAGCTCAACCGCAAACGACATTGGTTCAGGGTCAAGCGCAGACTGTGTTAGTAGCTCAGACGACACAGCAGCAAGGAACTGGTGCAAAAACGATAATTATTTTGCAATCTCAAGCAGCTGCGCAGCCAACCCAACAAAAAATGGTGGCCGTCACACCTCAGGGACAACAGGTTGTCGTTACACAAGTTTCACGTCCTATCCTGCAAAGTCCGGCACTCGGTAATATACCCCCGCCTTTGGTTCCAACGTCAGGCACAATTCCACAAACTTCCATAATAGTGAACAGTTCCGTGGCACAAACAAATCCCAACACAGTGACTGTCACGATTCCTGCAATGGCCCAACAAACACCAGTGTCAACTAGTGTACCATCGAGAGTGGTGACACCAACACCGGCTTCTACTCCACCCCCTACCAGACCTACCACGCCTCATCAAGCAGCTGCAACGCATGGATTGCCGGCGAAACAACCTGCTAAAGTAATGAAGACTGTCAGTTCCTCAACCTCCACAGAACCGGAATCCAAGCCGTCTACGAGCCAGAATCAACCAGAAAAGACCATCACCATCAAAATCGATCCTAATGCTTATTTGTGCGAATGGCGGGGTTGTTTAAG GCAATTTAAAACACCGCACGAAGTTTATCTTCATGTGTGTGAGGCACATTGTCCAACTGGTGGAGAGGAAATATTATGTCTTTGGGCGAGTTGCGATGCCTTAAAAAGACGTCGATTTTCGTTAATGACACATTTATACGATAGGCATTGTAACGCTGAG ACAATGTCGATAAGAAGGAAACAGTTGACGGTAACAGGCAAAACCGAAGTTTCCACGTCGACACCGTCAGCTCCTCATCATCCTGGGTATGCACCGAATGCAGCATTCCATGCTATTAAACGGCACGCATTGGAATTTGTAAATCCAAAGGAGTTAATG CAAAGGCCGACCAAGCCCGCTGCAGCCACTTCAAGCTCTTCTTCCCCCAGACCTGGGCAAAATCCTCCACCAGAACAG GATGACAACGAAGGTCCAGTGACCAAAAGTATTCGCTTGACAGCAGCTCTCATTCTTAGAAACCTAGTCATATATTCAACACATGGCAGAAG GCATCTTAGAGCGTACGAACCACATTTGGCAGGTGTCGCATTAAGTAATGTCGAATCATCGAGAACGATCGCACAAGTTTTGTACGATATGAACGATCAAAGCAGCAGTAACCATAGGTGA